The following proteins are encoded in a genomic region of Dokdonia donghaensis DSW-1:
- a CDS encoding ABC transporter permease produces the protein MSQRANSLTSLALQKFKRNFWGVLSLVYIILCGLAALFAYVIAPDSSENANQMHLSIHSQPPGFTVDILTIPSDLKVKQSFISKWFSGSYNSDTEIPIADYNLENDGITYTPYMSDGVVGLPKKVTVNGVEDYNAFAKAYIAPRTFILGTDKYGRDLLSRMLIGARISFSIGFVAVFISLIIGLFMGSIAGYFGGKVDAAIMWIINVTWSIPTLLLVIAITLALGKGYWQVFIAVGLTMWVEVARVVRGQVMGVKQMQYVTAARALGYKDGRIIIKHILPNVIAPLIVISAANFAGAILIESGLSFLGIGAQPPTPSWGAMIKDHYSYIILGKPYLAIIPGIAIMLLVMAFMLVGNALRDALDVKN, from the coding sequence ATGTCGCAAAGAGCAAATTCATTAACAAGCCTAGCGCTCCAAAAATTTAAAAGAAATTTTTGGGGCGTTTTGAGTTTGGTGTATATTATATTGTGCGGTCTAGCTGCTTTATTTGCTTATGTGATCGCTCCAGATAGTAGTGAGAATGCAAACCAGATGCACCTCTCTATCCACTCACAGCCGCCCGGCTTTACAGTAGATATCCTTACAATCCCAAGTGATTTAAAGGTAAAGCAATCATTTATTTCTAAATGGTTTTCGGGTAGTTATAATTCAGACACAGAAATACCTATAGCAGATTATAATTTAGAGAACGATGGTATCACATATACCCCGTATATGAGTGACGGAGTGGTGGGTTTACCAAAAAAAGTTACTGTAAATGGGGTTGAAGATTATAACGCTTTCGCGAAAGCGTACATAGCACCACGTACATTTATACTAGGGACAGATAAGTACGGTCGCGATCTTTTGAGTAGGATGCTCATAGGTGCGAGAATCTCTTTTTCTATAGGTTTTGTAGCGGTTTTTATATCACTTATTATAGGGCTCTTTATGGGGTCGATAGCAGGGTATTTTGGCGGAAAAGTAGATGCCGCTATTATGTGGATTATTAATGTGACCTGGTCTATCCCAACCTTGCTTCTTGTTATTGCAATTACTCTTGCTCTAGGTAAGGGGTACTGGCAAGTTTTTATCGCGGTAGGTCTTACAATGTGGGTTGAGGTGGCTCGTGTTGTACGAGGGCAGGTGATGGGTGTAAAACAAATGCAATATGTTACTGCAGCAAGAGCACTAGGGTATAAAGATGGACGTATTATTATAAAGCATATTTTGCCTAATGTTATAGCGCCGCTCATAGTGATTTCGGCAGCAAACTTTGCAGGAGCTATCCTTATAGAAAGCGGATTGAGTTTTTTAGGTATAGGAGCACAACCACCTACACCCAGCTGGGGAGCTATGATTAAAGATCACTATAGTTATATCATCCTCGGGAAGCCGTATCTTGCCATCATCCCAGGTATTGCGATAATGTTACTTGTAATGGCATTTATGCTTGTAGGTAACGCTCTTAGGGATGCACTAGATGTAAAAAACTAG
- a CDS encoding carboxy terminal-processing peptidase: MKRNLKLIALLLLFSVASCSFTTKSFDDPDKDKTLLDLIAYLLERGHYDAKDINDEFSANVFDDYIDALDPYRRFFYKKDIEEFEKYKTQIDDAIRDKDLSFFDLTYNRLIERTEEANKIQEELLKKPFDFEKEEILNTEYEKQPFAKNKKELKNRWRQQLKLNALSSYYDLREDQEKVDEEGDDKEAAEPKEILSNEELEIKAREEVADNTKEFFEFTLELERKDWFAIFLNAIVEEFDPHTYYFAPVAKDRFDTQMSGQFQGIGARLQKKGGEVRITDIISGGPAWRGDELREGDIIMKVRQEDEKDALSIVGMRLQDAIEFIKGPKGTKVILTVKTKLDGSTKEITIERDIVELEETYAKSAEVVKDGKKYGIVNLPKFYFTMDDYKEKNAASDVKKEIERLKEEGVEGLVIDLRNNGGGSLKTVVDIAGLFIKDGPIVQVASNGDEPEVLEDRDSSVLWDGPLVILVNEISASASEILAAAMQDYKRAIIIGGKQTYGKGTVQNVADLNSYLRKNPYGDLGALKLTTQKFYRVNGGSTQLEGVKSDVVVPDRFTYVDIGERDQENPLPWDKIKAADYDVWDGYVDFEQTIENSNERMSKSEHLQLVDEYAKWIKERRDDKEWSLNYDKYKARLAKSEAFAKKFDSIDDYDTKLTYESLPYEQQLFEKDTILQEKRERWHKNLAKDAYVEEALNVLNDLKINNIRKDKLVTIKD; this comes from the coding sequence ATGAAGAGGAATTTAAAATTAATAGCGCTGTTACTGTTGTTTTCAGTTGCGAGTTGCAGTTTTACTACAAAGTCGTTTGACGATCCAGATAAAGATAAAACCCTATTAGATCTTATTGCTTACTTACTCGAGCGAGGTCATTACGATGCAAAAGATATAAATGATGAGTTTTCTGCAAATGTCTTTGATGATTACATAGACGCGCTAGATCCATATCGTCGTTTTTTCTACAAAAAAGATATAGAAGAGTTTGAAAAGTATAAAACACAAATAGATGATGCGATAAGAGATAAAGATTTGTCATTTTTTGATCTTACTTACAACCGTCTTATAGAACGTACCGAGGAGGCAAATAAAATTCAAGAAGAGCTTCTTAAAAAGCCTTTTGACTTTGAGAAGGAAGAGATTCTTAATACAGAATATGAAAAGCAACCTTTTGCAAAAAACAAAAAAGAGCTTAAAAATAGATGGAGACAGCAGCTTAAGCTTAATGCGCTTAGCTCTTACTATGATTTAAGAGAAGATCAAGAAAAGGTAGACGAAGAAGGAGATGATAAAGAAGCAGCTGAGCCAAAAGAGATCCTTTCTAATGAAGAGCTTGAGATAAAAGCACGAGAAGAAGTAGCAGACAATACAAAGGAGTTTTTTGAATTTACACTAGAACTTGAGCGCAAAGATTGGTTTGCAATTTTCTTAAATGCAATAGTAGAGGAGTTTGACCCTCACACATACTATTTTGCACCAGTAGCAAAAGATCGTTTTGACACACAAATGAGTGGTCAGTTTCAAGGGATAGGTGCAAGACTTCAAAAAAAGGGAGGCGAAGTGCGTATCACAGATATTATTTCTGGTGGTCCAGCCTGGAGAGGTGATGAGCTGCGTGAGGGTGATATCATTATGAAAGTACGTCAAGAAGATGAAAAAGACGCTCTAAGCATTGTAGGTATGCGTCTTCAAGATGCGATAGAGTTTATAAAAGGTCCAAAGGGAACTAAAGTAATCCTTACGGTAAAGACTAAGCTAGATGGTAGTACAAAAGAGATTACTATAGAACGTGACATAGTAGAGCTAGAAGAAACCTATGCAAAGTCTGCAGAGGTCGTAAAAGATGGTAAAAAATACGGTATTGTAAACCTGCCTAAGTTTTACTTTACGATGGATGATTATAAAGAAAAGAATGCCGCAAGTGACGTAAAGAAGGAGATAGAACGCCTTAAAGAAGAAGGTGTAGAGGGACTTGTGATAGATCTTAGAAACAATGGCGGGGGATCGCTTAAAACTGTGGTAGATATAGCCGGTCTGTTTATAAAAGACGGTCCTATTGTGCAAGTAGCTTCCAATGGTGATGAGCCAGAAGTATTAGAAGATAGAGACTCGTCTGTGTTATGGGATGGACCTCTTGTGATTTTAGTAAACGAGATATCTGCATCTGCCAGTGAGATACTTGCTGCAGCAATGCAAGATTATAAAAGAGCCATTATTATAGGAGGGAAACAGACCTACGGTAAAGGAACTGTGCAAAATGTAGCAGACCTTAATTCTTACCTGCGTAAAAATCCTTATGGAGATCTAGGAGCTCTTAAACTTACAACTCAAAAATTCTATAGAGTAAACGGAGGGTCAACACAGCTAGAAGGAGTAAAGAGTGACGTAGTTGTTCCAGATCGTTTTACATATGTAGATATAGGCGAGCGTGATCAAGAAAATCCACTTCCTTGGGATAAAATAAAAGCTGCAGATTATGATGTGTGGGATGGTTATGTAGACTTTGAGCAAACTATCGAAAACAGTAACGAGCGTATGTCTAAAAGCGAGCATTTACAACTAGTAGATGAGTATGCAAAGTGGATTAAAGAACGTCGCGATGATAAAGAGTGGTCGCTCAACTATGATAAATACAAAGCTAGACTTGCAAAAAGCGAAGCTTTTGCAAAGAAGTTTGATTCTATAGATGATTACGATACAAAGCTCACTTATGAGTCCCTACCGTATGAGCAGCAACTTTTTGAAAAAGACACTATTCTTCAAGAAAAGCGTGAGCGCTGGCACAAAAATTTAGCAAAAGACGCTTATGTAGAAGAGGCACTCAATGTGCTTAATGATTTAAAAATCAACAATATTAGAAAAGATAAGCTTGTGACTATTAAGGATTAA
- the surE gene encoding 5'/3'-nucleotidase SurE, giving the protein MNKKPLILITNDDGITAPGIRNLIDVMLNIGDVVVVAPDSPQSGMGHAITINDTLYCDPVKLDPDATHKEYTCSGTPADCVKLANQQILTRKPDICVSGINHGSNSSINVIYSGTMSAAVEAGVEGIPAIGFSLLDYSHDADFEPAKKYVERITRQVLKNGLPKGIVLNVNIPKLPADKIKGTKVCRQAKAQWVEDFDKRTNPMGRDYYWLTGEFVNQDKGEDTDEWALSQGYVSIVPVQFDLTAHHFIQELNEWEG; this is encoded by the coding sequence ATGAACAAAAAACCACTTATACTGATTACTAATGATGATGGCATCACCGCACCCGGCATACGCAACCTTATAGATGTGATGCTCAACATAGGTGATGTGGTTGTAGTTGCTCCAGATAGCCCACAAAGTGGGATGGGGCACGCCATTACTATAAACGACACACTCTATTGCGACCCAGTAAAACTAGATCCAGATGCTACACACAAAGAGTACACTTGTTCTGGAACCCCTGCAGACTGTGTAAAACTTGCAAACCAGCAAATTCTCACCCGCAAACCAGATATTTGTGTAAGCGGCATTAATCACGGCAGTAACTCAAGTATCAATGTTATATACAGCGGCACGATGAGTGCTGCAGTAGAGGCCGGTGTAGAAGGCATCCCAGCAATAGGGTTTTCCCTTTTAGATTATAGCCACGATGCAGATTTTGAACCTGCAAAAAAATATGTAGAACGCATCACAAGACAAGTTCTCAAAAACGGCTTACCTAAAGGCATCGTTCTAAACGTAAATATCCCAAAATTACCTGCAGATAAAATTAAGGGCACCAAAGTGTGTCGCCAGGCAAAAGCACAATGGGTAGAAGATTTTGACAAGCGCACAAACCCTATGGGCAGAGACTATTACTGGCTCACGGGCGAGTTTGTAAATCAAGACAAAGGTGAGGATACAGATGAGTGGGCACTATCACAAGGCTATGTTTCAATTGTACCGGTGCAATTTGATCTTACGGCACATCACTTTATTCAAGAACTTAATGAGTGGGAAGGATAG
- the lpxB gene encoding lipid-A-disaccharide synthase translates to MKYYILAGEASGDLHGSNLMKALYKQDPEAEIRFWGGDLMQEVGGTLVTHYKERAFMGFMEVITNLRKISGLIKECKRDIARFEPDALILIDNSGFNLRIAEWAHPLNVTTHYYISPQVWASRSGRVKKIKACVDHMYVILPFVKDFYDTYDYDVNFVGHPLLDAVANREQADAVTFAQEHNLDERPMIALLPGSRTQEINAMLEVMLSVIPNYPDYQFVIAGAPSQEASFYESFLKNHDVQLVMNKTYDILSFANAALITSGTATLEAAIFKVPQVVCYKANAVSYSIAKRIIKTKYISLVNLIMDREVVKELIQGDLNTKNLKHELDKITNDSYREQLFTDYFELEKKLGGAGASDKTAKLIVDITNSENN, encoded by the coding sequence ATGAAGTATTACATTCTTGCCGGTGAGGCTAGCGGAGATTTGCACGGTTCAAATCTTATGAAAGCCTTGTATAAACAAGATCCTGAGGCAGAGATACGCTTCTGGGGTGGTGATCTTATGCAAGAGGTGGGCGGTACTCTAGTCACACACTATAAAGAAAGAGCCTTTATGGGCTTTATGGAGGTGATTACCAACCTCCGTAAAATTAGTGGACTCATAAAAGAATGTAAAAGAGACATTGCTCGTTTTGAGCCAGATGCTCTTATTCTTATAGATAATAGTGGTTTTAACCTTCGTATAGCAGAGTGGGCACACCCACTAAATGTCACTACACATTATTATATAAGCCCTCAAGTGTGGGCCTCACGATCTGGTCGTGTTAAAAAAATTAAGGCCTGTGTAGATCATATGTATGTCATTTTACCATTTGTAAAAGATTTTTATGACACCTACGATTATGATGTAAACTTTGTAGGACACCCACTACTTGATGCTGTGGCAAACAGAGAGCAAGCAGATGCTGTGACATTTGCACAAGAGCATAATCTTGATGAACGCCCTATGATTGCCCTACTTCCTGGTAGCCGCACACAAGAAATCAATGCGATGCTGGAGGTGATGCTTAGTGTTATACCCAACTATCCAGACTATCAATTTGTGATTGCAGGCGCGCCTAGCCAAGAAGCCTCTTTTTATGAGTCATTTTTAAAAAATCACGATGTACAACTCGTGATGAATAAAACCTATGACATACTAAGCTTTGCAAACGCTGCTCTTATTACTTCTGGTACCGCGACACTTGAAGCTGCCATCTTTAAAGTGCCGCAAGTAGTATGCTATAAGGCAAATGCGGTTTCTTACAGTATTGCAAAACGTATTATAAAAACCAAATACATCTCACTTGTAAATCTTATTATGGATAGAGAGGTTGTAAAAGAACTTATACAAGGAGACCTTAACACAAAAAACCTCAAGCACGAGCTAGATAAGATTACAAACGACTCGTATAGAGAGCAACTGTTTACAGACTATTTTGAACTAGAGAAAAAACTGGGTGGTGCTGGTGCTAGTGATAAAACTGCAAAACTTATTGTAGATATCACAAATAGCGAAAACAACTAA
- a CDS encoding C40 family peptidase has translation MKQFLAALSLLLLFSSCGSSKRTTVKDISTTKTERIIKQAQAFSGTRYKFGGTTRKGMDCSGLIYVAFQKENIVLPRVSRDMAQRGKPVKNKDIDKGDLLFFRTSKSGKRINHVGLVTKVDGDDIYFIHATTSKGVLTSNLNERYWNRAYVMARRVL, from the coding sequence ATGAAACAGTTTCTTGCCGCATTATCTCTACTACTATTATTTAGCTCTTGTGGTAGTTCAAAAAGAACCACTGTAAAAGACATAAGTACTACAAAAACAGAGCGCATTATAAAGCAGGCGCAAGCATTTTCTGGTACTCGTTATAAATTTGGCGGGACTACGCGCAAGGGTATGGATTGCTCTGGTCTTATATATGTGGCTTTTCAAAAAGAAAACATTGTTTTGCCTAGAGTGTCAAGAGATATGGCACAACGAGGCAAACCCGTAAAAAATAAAGATATTGACAAAGGTGATCTCTTATTTTTTAGAACTTCAAAAAGTGGAAAACGCATAAACCACGTAGGCCTAGTAACAAAGGTAGATGGCGATGACATCTATTTTATACACGCCACTACCTCAAAGGGTGTACTTACCTCAAATCTTAATGAGCGTTACTGGAATCGTGCTTATGTAATGGCGAGACGTGTCCTCTAA
- a CDS encoding ComEC/Rec2 family competence protein: MRKVNIPILTLLISTTIGIVLYDYLKTPAITVWVCSLLLSLTGLLLNTYSSKKIIGSALFMCCTSGLFITIGYLSRTYTDDTLSQTHYTHINTEGSQTLLVKINRELKPTLYQHKYLVDLKAIDSTITTGKLLLNIYKDSATILPKTGEWWYARTALLPLPHPKNPYQFDYGAYLNKQEIYRQVSVLPQEMLRDSKETYDVGVWASRFRESVKRSLHLQSFTPRQLAVIEALVLGQRQGIDKEMSSQYAAAGMMHILAVSGLHVGVILLILRFLFGFIKWRQLQWVKSLLIISLIWSFAIITGLSPSVLRAATMFSFLEVGELLGGKRKSQDAVLASAIFLLLLDPLLIYQVGFQLSYLAVIAILWVQPWLASFWSPEVFILRKLRDVVSVTIAAQLGVMPLSLFYFHQFPGLFIISNVLIIPFLGLILGGGLLVCFLSVTDLLPEFIAQTYGGIIDVMNNYIAWVAEQEGFVARHISVSATLMIFVYMFMITTLLLCMKYSKRRLMFASLATIILTGFIVLENNLPASQHLAILNRSASTTLTQLQKKQLTVFNNDTLYLTHTDSRVKAYQDALKIDTVVQKSHGNYFRFKRKEILIVDSLSIYNLEEANPDFVILTHSPKVNMNRLIERYPNCTIVADGSNYHSYVSRWKATCTKQKIPFHSTYEKGAFIID; the protein is encoded by the coding sequence GTGAGAAAAGTAAATATTCCTATTTTAACGCTACTCATATCTACCACCATAGGTATAGTACTGTATGACTACCTTAAGACCCCAGCTATTACAGTCTGGGTTTGCTCATTACTCTTATCCCTTACTGGCCTCTTACTTAATACATATAGCAGTAAGAAAATCATAGGCTCAGCTCTCTTTATGTGTTGTACTTCTGGATTATTTATCACTATAGGATATCTATCTAGAACGTATACTGACGATACGCTCTCGCAGACTCATTATACACATATCAATACAGAAGGTTCACAAACGCTTCTTGTCAAAATAAATAGAGAATTAAAACCTACGTTGTATCAACACAAGTACCTAGTAGATCTCAAAGCAATAGATAGCACTATTACTACTGGCAAATTACTTCTCAACATTTATAAAGACTCTGCAACCATATTACCAAAAACTGGAGAATGGTGGTATGCAAGAACTGCTCTGTTGCCCTTACCCCATCCCAAAAACCCGTATCAGTTTGATTATGGTGCTTATCTCAATAAGCAAGAAATATACAGACAGGTGTCTGTACTGCCTCAAGAGATGTTGCGCGATAGTAAGGAGACTTATGATGTGGGTGTGTGGGCGTCACGCTTTCGCGAAAGCGTAAAAAGATCCCTTCACCTCCAATCTTTTACACCAAGACAACTTGCAGTCATTGAAGCGCTCGTACTAGGCCAAAGACAAGGTATAGACAAAGAGATGAGTTCTCAGTATGCCGCAGCAGGAATGATGCACATACTCGCCGTGTCTGGACTGCACGTAGGTGTAATTTTACTTATACTAAGATTCTTATTTGGTTTTATAAAATGGCGGCAACTGCAATGGGTAAAATCCTTACTCATTATCTCACTCATCTGGAGCTTTGCCATTATTACTGGCTTATCTCCTTCTGTACTAAGAGCTGCAACTATGTTTAGCTTTCTTGAGGTAGGGGAGCTACTGGGCGGAAAAAGAAAGTCGCAAGATGCTGTACTAGCCTCTGCAATATTTTTACTCCTTCTCGACCCGCTGCTCATATATCAAGTGGGATTTCAACTCAGTTATCTAGCTGTGATAGCGATTTTATGGGTGCAACCTTGGCTAGCCAGTTTCTGGTCTCCAGAGGTGTTTATATTAAGAAAACTACGGGACGTAGTATCTGTGACTATTGCAGCACAACTAGGTGTTATGCCACTTAGCCTCTTTTACTTTCATCAGTTTCCGGGGTTATTTATTATTTCTAATGTTTTAATTATTCCGTTTTTAGGTCTCATACTAGGCGGTGGCTTGCTTGTGTGTTTTCTGAGCGTCACAGACCTTCTACCAGAGTTTATAGCACAAACTTATGGAGGTATTATAGATGTAATGAATAATTATATAGCCTGGGTGGCAGAGCAAGAAGGTTTTGTGGCTAGACATATAAGTGTGTCTGCAACACTTATGATATTCGTTTATATGTTTATGATTACTACACTCCTTTTGTGTATGAAATATTCAAAACGTAGACTTATGTTTGCTAGCCTAGCAACCATAATTTTGACAGGTTTTATCGTGTTAGAAAATAATCTGCCTGCTTCTCAACACCTGGCAATACTTAATAGAAGTGCATCAACAACCCTTACTCAACTGCAAAAAAAGCAACTTACGGTGTTTAATAATGACACCCTCTATCTCACCCACACAGATAGTAGAGTAAAGGCATATCAAGATGCGCTCAAAATAGACACCGTTGTGCAGAAGTCTCACGGAAATTATTTTCGCTTTAAGCGAAAAGAAATACTTATTGTAGATAGTTTAAGCATATACAATCTTGAAGAGGCAAATCCAGATTTTGTAATACTCACGCACTCGCCAAAAGTTAATATGAATAGACTCATCGAGCGATACCCTAACTGTACAATTGTTGCAGACGGGTCTAATTATCACAGTTATGTATCCCGATGGAAAGCAACTTGTACAAAACAAAAAATCCCTTTCCATAGCACGTATGAAAAGGGAGCTTTTATAATAGATTGA
- a CDS encoding thioredoxin family protein has translation MNKILYLLLLIVTTSISAQEINWMTMDEALAAQKEEPKKIFMDVYTTWCGPCKMLDKNTFANAEVAAFISENYYAVKFNAEGTEEINYLGNVYTNPRYDPNRKGRNSQHELAAALKLRGYPTMVFFDEQGNYIQPIVGYHTPRRLEIYVKMVSNDDYKTLTTQEKWAKYQEDFVYTWSK, from the coding sequence ATGAATAAAATACTATACCTCCTGCTTCTTATAGTGACAACATCTATAAGTGCTCAAGAAATCAACTGGATGACAATGGATGAGGCACTTGCTGCACAAAAGGAAGAGCCTAAAAAGATTTTTATGGATGTCTACACTACCTGGTGTGGCCCTTGTAAAATGCTTGATAAAAATACATTTGCAAATGCTGAAGTAGCTGCTTTTATAAGCGAGAACTATTACGCAGTAAAGTTTAATGCAGAGGGTACTGAAGAAATTAATTATCTAGGTAACGTTTATACAAACCCAAGGTACGACCCAAATAGAAAAGGGCGTAATAGCCAGCACGAGCTAGCAGCAGCTTTAAAACTAAGAGGATACCCTACAATGGTGTTTTTTGATGAGCAAGGTAATTACATACAACCTATTGTGGGATACCACACCCCTAGACGTCTTGAGATTTATGTGAAGATGGTGAGTAATGACGACTATAAGACGCTCACAACTCAAGAAAAATGGGCAAAATATCAAGAAGACTTCGTGTACACTTGGTCTAAGTAA
- a CDS encoding peptide MFS transporter, with protein sequence MEYKFGGSETNQKTVLGHPSGLFVLFFTEMWERFSYYGMRALLVLFLVSAVLDGGWGWERAEALQLYAFYTGLVYVTPIFGGLIADKITGYRKAVIIGAFLMTLGHASMAFEISSDIFFYAGLVLLIVGNGMFKPNISSMVGQLYKDQGKEKDAGYTIFYMGINSGAFLGILLCGYIGESVGWHYGFGLAGIFMLVGMLQFYFAQGIFGKIGSKPAKADELDDVIEDSVENAAEAIDSVIDDAEKSKVTRDRLIVISVLAFFTIFFWWAFEQAGGSMTIFAADYTDRVLEGSSGMTFKIINTLLTVVPMIIITWVLGMLFKQTYGKYALSNIILGLGFVVIWGIVIWMLSRQFADDAPEVPASWFGILNSFFIIAFAPLFSKIWKSKYNPSGPVKFAIGLILLGLGFGILSFGSMGIPLGAKTASVSMVFLVLAYLFHTLGELCVSPVGLSYVSKLAPAKLVGLMFGIWFVANFIANTAAGITGSYIDPIVEEHGMATFFLIFTVIPAGAGVVMLLLNKTLIRMMHGIR encoded by the coding sequence ATGGAATATAAATTCGGTGGTTCTGAAACCAATCAAAAGACTGTTTTAGGACATCCTTCTGGTCTTTTTGTACTCTTCTTTACAGAGATGTGGGAGCGTTTTTCTTATTACGGAATGCGCGCATTACTTGTTTTATTTTTAGTTTCGGCAGTACTTGATGGCGGCTGGGGCTGGGAGCGTGCAGAGGCATTACAATTATATGCTTTCTACACAGGGCTAGTTTATGTAACACCAATCTTTGGAGGGTTAATAGCCGATAAAATTACAGGGTATAGAAAAGCCGTTATCATAGGTGCATTTTTAATGACACTAGGACACGCATCTATGGCTTTTGAGATAAGCTCAGATATTTTCTTCTATGCAGGACTTGTGTTGCTTATAGTAGGTAATGGTATGTTTAAGCCAAATATTTCTTCTATGGTGGGACAGCTTTACAAAGACCAAGGAAAGGAAAAAGATGCGGGGTATACTATATTCTATATGGGTATTAACTCTGGAGCTTTCTTAGGTATTTTATTATGTGGTTACATAGGTGAGTCTGTAGGATGGCACTATGGTTTTGGTCTTGCAGGAATCTTTATGCTTGTAGGGATGTTACAATTCTATTTTGCTCAAGGTATTTTTGGTAAAATAGGTTCTAAGCCAGCAAAAGCAGACGAGCTTGATGATGTTATAGAAGATAGCGTAGAAAACGCTGCAGAAGCTATAGATAGCGTTATAGATGATGCAGAGAAGTCTAAGGTAACTCGTGATCGACTTATCGTGATTAGTGTACTTGCATTCTTTACAATTTTCTTCTGGTGGGCATTTGAGCAGGCAGGAGGATCTATGACCATCTTTGCAGCAGACTATACAGATAGAGTGCTAGAAGGAAGTAGTGGTATGACCTTTAAAATAATAAACACGCTTCTCACCGTTGTACCTATGATTATTATTACCTGGGTACTAGGTATGTTATTTAAACAAACATATGGTAAGTATGCATTGTCTAATATCATTTTAGGATTAGGTTTTGTAGTAATATGGGGTATTGTAATCTGGATGTTATCTCGCCAGTTTGCAGATGATGCTCCAGAGGTTCCAGCTTCTTGGTTTGGTATCTTAAACTCATTCTTTATCATTGCTTTTGCACCATTATTTTCAAAAATATGGAAGAGTAAATACAACCCTAGTGGACCTGTAAAGTTTGCTATAGGTCTTATTTTATTAGGTCTTGGTTTTGGTATTCTTTCTTTTGGGTCTATGGGTATTCCATTAGGAGCAAAGACAGCTTCTGTAAGTATGGTATTTTTAGTATTAGCATACCTTTTTCACACGCTAGGTGAATTATGTGTATCTCCTGTAGGATTATCTTATGTGAGTAAACTCGCGCCAGCAAAACTAGTAGGACTTATGTTCGGGATCTGGTTTGTAGCAAACTTTATTGCAAATACAGCTGCGGGTATAACGGGTAGTTATATAGATCCTATTGTTGAGGAGCACGGTATGGCAACATTCTTTTTAATATTTACAGTGATACCAGCAGGAGCAGGTGTAGTAATGTTATTATTAAATAAAACACTTATCAGAATGATGCACGGTATACGATAA